A stretch of Lepisosteus oculatus isolate fLepOcu1 chromosome 11, fLepOcu1.hap2, whole genome shotgun sequence DNA encodes these proteins:
- the b3galt8 gene encoding beta-1,3-galactosyltransferase 2: MVGVWLWRRGRCLLFTGLLSLLIYLVWFPREQHQRQQLVESKLYKVISPSTYRYILNEPDKCRDMSPFLILMIPVAPTDRAARDAIRKTWGREGLIPGVIIGRIFYVGLPQGDQAPRIQVALEEESREHRDIVQKDFLDSYRNLTIKTMMILDWLATYCPGASYAMKIDTDMFLNVDYLVNKVLDTRSVPAKEDFITGAVIADGRPRRSKESKWYMPEDAYPEDTYPPYVSGTGYVFSVGLAKKLLSASKFVRPVPLEDIYLGLCLQVLGVLPRRSSWWRSLFNIQSMAYERCIFSQLVTVTGYTPSKLLHVWHDFSKAKFTC, translated from the coding sequence ATGGTGGGAGTGTGGCTCTGGAGACGGGGAAGATGCTTGCTCTTTACAGGATTGCTTTCCCTCTTGATCTACCTGGTTTGGTTCCCCAGAGAGCAGCATCAGAGACAGCAGCTTGTGGAGTCCAAGCTGTATAAGGTCATCTCTCCATCCACGTACAGATATATCCTCAACGAACCGGACAAGTGCCGGGACATGTCCCCCTTCCTGATCCTCATGATCCCAGTGGCTCCCACTGATCGCGCAGCCAGAGACGCCATCCGGAAGACCTGGGGCCGAGAGGGCCTGATCCCAGGGGTGATCATCGGGCGGATCTTCTACGTGGGGCTGCCCCAAGGTGACCAGGCCCCTCGGATCCAGGTGGCACTGGAGGAGGAGAGCCGAGAGCACCGGGACATTGTCCAGAAGGACTTCCTGGACAGCTACCGAAACCTGACCATCAAGACCATGATGATCCTGGACTGGCTGGCCACCTACTGCCCGGGGGCTTCCTACGCCATGAAGATCGACACGGACATGTTCCTCAACGTGGACTACCTGGTCAACAAGGTCCTGGACACTCGGAGTGTCCCTGCCAAGGAGGACTTCATCACAGGAGCGGTCATTGCTGACGGAAGGCCTCGCAGAAGTAAGGAAAGTAAGTGGTACATGCCAGAGGACGCCTATCCCGAAGATACCTATCCGCCCTATGTCTCTGGGACGGGTTACGTCTTCTCCGTGGGTCTGGCTAAAAAGCTGCTGTCTGCTTCCAAGTTTGTCAGGCCCGTTCCTCTGGAGGACATCTACCTGGGCTTGTGCTTGCAGGTGCTTGGAGTCCTGCCCAGGCGTTCCTCATGGTGGCGCAGCTTGTTCAACATTCAGTCCATGGCCTATGAGAGGTGCATCTTCTCCCAGCTCGTCACAGTCACAGGCTACACGCCCAGCAAACTGCTTCACGTCTGGCATGACTTTAGCAAAGCCAAGTTCACCTGCTGA
- the LOC102696570 gene encoding prostaglandin E2 receptor EP1 subtype-like isoform X2, which produces MMLAVHQFNTSGAGQDAANSRNHTWMLGDNMSVVDERVFAYKPTDPTAAGLSMTLGILSNIIALFILAKAYARMRRRSKATFLLFASSLVATDFAGHIIPGALVLRLYLVPDSYASSDALCQFLGGCMVFFGLCPLFLGCAMAAERCLGVTRPLLHSALVTSTRTKLSLAVIWLFALCVALLPCFQLGAYGMQYPGTWCFIKVDSDTTASDVIFVLLFSGLGLTSLGVSMVCNTTSGLTLVLARLRKRTYNRRAKSHDIEMVVQLVGIMVTSCICWSPLLIFGMISVTKSYSNCEVDLQYYKQLMVLGVRLASWNQILDPWVYILLRRAVLRKIYTIAKGQSNLKGSTFRRWEISSLQGSEKMAVNRV; this is translated from the exons ATGATGTTAGCTGTGCATCAGTTTAACACGTCGGGGGCTGGCCAGGACGCCGCCAACTCCCGAAACCACACCTGGATGCTCGGGGACAACATGAGTGTGGTCGACGAGAGAGTCTTTGCTTATAAACCTACAGATCCGACGGCCGCCGGGCTGTCCATGACTCTGGGCATCCTGTCCAACATCATTGCCTTGTTCATCCTGGCCAAAGCCTACGCCCGCATGCGGCGGCGCTCCAAAGCCACCTTCCTCCTCTTCGCCAGCTCGCTGGTGGCCACCGACTTCGCCGGCCACATCATCCCGGGGGCTCTCGTGCTGCGGCTGTACCTAGTGCCAGATTCCTACGCCTCCTCCGACGCTCTGTGCCAGTTCCTGGGAGGGTGCATGGTGTTTTTTGGCTTGTGTCCGCTCTTCCTGGGCTGTGCCATGGCGGCCGAGCGCTGCCTGGGCGTCACCCGGCCCTTGCTCCACTCGGCCCTGGTGACGTCCACCCGGACAAAGCTGTCGCTGGCCGTCATCTGGCTCTTCGCCCTCTGCGTGGCCCTGCTGCCCTGCTTCCAGCTGGGTGCCTATGGCATGCAGTATCCCGGCACCTGGTGCTTCATCAAGGTGGACAGTGACACCACCGCCTCAGATGTCATCTTCGTGCTGCTCTTCTCTGGCCTCGGCCTGACCTCCCTGGGGGTGTCCATGGTCTGCAACACCACCAGCGGCCTCACCCTGGTCCTGGCGCGTCTCCGCAAGAGGACCTACAACCGCCGGGCCAAGTCCCATGACATTGAGATGGTGGTGCAGCTGGTGGGCATCATGGTCACTTCCTGCATCTGCTGGAGCCCCCTGCTG ATCTTCGGCATGATTTCCGTGACCAAATCTTACAGCAACTGCGAGGTGGACCTCCAGTACTACAAGCAGCTGATGGTTCTGGGGGTCCGGCTGGCTTCCTGGAACCAGATCTTGGATCCCTGGGTGTACATTCTGCTGCGGAGAGCTGTGCTGCGGAAGATCTACACCATCGCCAAGGGGCAGAGCAACCTGAAAGGGAGCACGTTTCGGCGATGGGAGATCAGCTCCCTCCAGGGTTCGGAGAAGATGGCCGTGAACCGGGTGTGA
- the LOC102696570 gene encoding prostaglandin E2 receptor EP1 subtype-like isoform X1 has protein sequence MFSPTRGPPYASSDLQSPMMLAVHQFNTSGAGQDAANSRNHTWMLGDNMSVVDERVFAYKPTDPTAAGLSMTLGILSNIIALFILAKAYARMRRRSKATFLLFASSLVATDFAGHIIPGALVLRLYLVPDSYASSDALCQFLGGCMVFFGLCPLFLGCAMAAERCLGVTRPLLHSALVTSTRTKLSLAVIWLFALCVALLPCFQLGAYGMQYPGTWCFIKVDSDTTASDVIFVLLFSGLGLTSLGVSMVCNTTSGLTLVLARLRKRTYNRRAKSHDIEMVVQLVGIMVTSCICWSPLLIFGMISVTKSYSNCEVDLQYYKQLMVLGVRLASWNQILDPWVYILLRRAVLRKIYTIAKGQSNLKGSTFRRWEISSLQGSEKMAVNRV, from the exons atgttttcaccGACACGTGG GCCCCCTTACGCCAGTTCTGACCTGCAGAGCCCCATGATGTTAGCTGTGCATCAGTTTAACACGTCGGGGGCTGGCCAGGACGCCGCCAACTCCCGAAACCACACCTGGATGCTCGGGGACAACATGAGTGTGGTCGACGAGAGAGTCTTTGCTTATAAACCTACAGATCCGACGGCCGCCGGGCTGTCCATGACTCTGGGCATCCTGTCCAACATCATTGCCTTGTTCATCCTGGCCAAAGCCTACGCCCGCATGCGGCGGCGCTCCAAAGCCACCTTCCTCCTCTTCGCCAGCTCGCTGGTGGCCACCGACTTCGCCGGCCACATCATCCCGGGGGCTCTCGTGCTGCGGCTGTACCTAGTGCCAGATTCCTACGCCTCCTCCGACGCTCTGTGCCAGTTCCTGGGAGGGTGCATGGTGTTTTTTGGCTTGTGTCCGCTCTTCCTGGGCTGTGCCATGGCGGCCGAGCGCTGCCTGGGCGTCACCCGGCCCTTGCTCCACTCGGCCCTGGTGACGTCCACCCGGACAAAGCTGTCGCTGGCCGTCATCTGGCTCTTCGCCCTCTGCGTGGCCCTGCTGCCCTGCTTCCAGCTGGGTGCCTATGGCATGCAGTATCCCGGCACCTGGTGCTTCATCAAGGTGGACAGTGACACCACCGCCTCAGATGTCATCTTCGTGCTGCTCTTCTCTGGCCTCGGCCTGACCTCCCTGGGGGTGTCCATGGTCTGCAACACCACCAGCGGCCTCACCCTGGTCCTGGCGCGTCTCCGCAAGAGGACCTACAACCGCCGGGCCAAGTCCCATGACATTGAGATGGTGGTGCAGCTGGTGGGCATCATGGTCACTTCCTGCATCTGCTGGAGCCCCCTGCTG ATCTTCGGCATGATTTCCGTGACCAAATCTTACAGCAACTGCGAGGTGGACCTCCAGTACTACAAGCAGCTGATGGTTCTGGGGGTCCGGCTGGCTTCCTGGAACCAGATCTTGGATCCCTGGGTGTACATTCTGCTGCGGAGAGCTGTGCTGCGGAAGATCTACACCATCGCCAAGGGGCAGAGCAACCTGAAAGGGAGCACGTTTCGGCGATGGGAGATCAGCTCCCTCCAGGGTTCGGAGAAGATGGCCGTGAACCGGGTGTGA